In Nocardioides sp. W7, the genomic stretch TTCCTCCAGCGGCACCGCGAGACGTTCCGCCGCAAGTGCGCCGGCCTGAGCGCCGAGCAGCTCGACACGCCGCACCCGCCGGCGTCGATGACCCTCGGCGGGATGATCAAGCATCTCGCCTACGTCGAGAACTGGTGGAGCGTCGGGGTGCTCCTGGGCCAGGAGCCGGGCGAGCCCTGGGCGAGCGTCGACTGGCGGGCCGACGCCGACTGGGACTGGCACAGCGCCAAGGACGACAGCCCCGAGCAGCTCTGGGCGCTGTACGACGCCGAGGTCGCGGCCGGCGACCGGGTCTACGCGGCGGCGCGGCTCGACGACCTGGCGGTGCGCACGCACCACCATGCGGCCGCGGGCCGGGCCAACCTGCGCTGGATCCTGGTGCACCTCGTCGAGGAGTACGCCCGCCACAACGGCCATGCCGACCTGATCCGCGAGTCGATCGACGGCCAGGTGGGCTGAGCCCCCGGACGTCTACAGGTTCAGCTGCACCGAGAACGAGGCGGTCGGGTCCGGGGTGGCCAAGCCACCGAGGACTCCGACCAGCACGCCGACCATGGCCAGCGCCGCGACGTCGTGGGTCCTGGCCCGGGGGTGCTGCCGATGCCAGGCGAAGCGGCTCGTCGTGCGGTACCACGCGAGCGCACCCAGCGGGAACAGCGCGGCGGTGACCGCCGCGAGCGCCCGGGCCAGGTCGGCGGCGGTCACCGCCTTCAGCAGTGGCTCGACCTGGACGAGGACGGTGGTGAGGAGCACGACCACGACGAGGGCGCTGCGGAGCGGGCGGGCCAGGAGCACCCCGAGGGAGAGCCAGCCGACGACCAGGGCCCCGAGCAGCATGCTGCCCCAGAGGGAAACGTCGTCTGCGGTCCGCGGGCCACGGTCGAGCAGGTCCCAGACTTGCGTGAGCAGGCAGGAGAGCGCGAGCAGCCAGGCGGAGACGGGGAGCGGGCCCGGATCCAGAGGGGGCTCCGCCCTCCGCCGGGCGGCGGCGCGACCCAGGACCAGGGCCAGACCGGCGAGCACGAGCACGCCGACGGCGCCGGCGA encodes the following:
- a CDS encoding DinB family protein; this translates as MTQSGDERATLLFFLQRHRETFRRKCAGLSAEQLDTPHPPASMTLGGMIKHLAYVENWWSVGVLLGQEPGEPWASVDWRADADWDWHSAKDDSPEQLWALYDAEVAAGDRVYAAARLDDLAVRTHHHAAAGRANLRWILVHLVEEYARHNGHADLIRESIDGQVG